ttctgaaagTTCTACGGGACCAATATCTACACCTGTTCAGCTCTGACACCTCCCCATGTGTTCAGCTGGGCAACAGAACAAAAGAGTGGAAGCCTGAGGCCATCATGTCGGTATGAGGATGATATGAGGCAAACCCCGATATTTGTTAGatattggacgggcgcaatagccgagtggttaaagcgttggactgtcaatctgagggtcccgggttcgaatcacggtgacggcgcctggtgggtaaagagtggagatttttacgatctcccaggtcaacatatgtgcagacctgctagtgcctgaacccccttcgtgtgtatatgcaagcagaagatcaaatacgcacgttaaagatcctgtaatccatgtcagcgttcggtgggttatggaaacaagaacatactcagcatgcacacccccgaaaacggagtatggctgcttacatggcggggtaaaaacggtcatacacgtaaaagcccactcgtgtgcatacgagtgaacgcagaagaagaagaagaagaagttagataTTTATTTCAAGGACGTTTAAATGGAAATATGTGCCAGTCCCTTCATGCTGTTGCACGTCTCCGTGAAGGACACTGTTTTCAGAAAACGAATTATGTTTAAAATAAACAATTTAAggactgtttttttttatattctttacaAACACATTAATTGTAATAACATGAAAGAATGTGAGAAAGGTATTGTgattgtgagtatatatatatatatatatatatatatatttatttatttatttatttatttacttttttttttttaatgagaagtGTTGAGTGCAGGAAAAGCAGATaaacataaaggaaaaaaaatgacataacATGCACATTGTTATCACAGTTGTTTTAACTGTATTTGATCTGACAAGTACTGTTGAAGATGGTAGTCAGCCTTTGACACCATCCATTTTCACACCATAGGTGATAATTCTTTATCAAATGCCACTGAGTttgcgtgtatgagagagagagagaatcatacatAATAGAGGGACGAGAGAATATATATCACTGGAGCATTTTGATAAGTTGTGCACATGTCAGTATGAGTACACTTTATAGAGATctaaatattttgtttttcagttgctTTTAAAAAGacctgttgttgtcttttcttacttatttattttattattataattatcaatactttaaaaatatattatttatttatttattacgtttatagttgacttcatcaagtttttgcgccttatacatattattattagtagtagtagttcttttttttatgtatttatctattatttattcacccttttttttcttcttttttttctctctctcctcaaggcctgactaagcgcgttgggttacgctgctggtcaggcatctgctttgcagatgtggtgtagcgtatatggatttgtccgaacgcagtgacgcctccttgagctactgaaactgaaactgaaactgttgctgttATCTAGGATGTTGAACGTCATTGTGCATCCGCCGGTATTGTTGATCTGTGCATTGTTTGGATGCAAATGTGAACGTGTATCGGCCAGTGGGTCTATTGTGGTGCTGTGAATTATCCAGGATtgaagggggtatgtgtgaatcATACTGAATGTTGGCCGTGACTGTGCTATCAGTTTGGAGCTCATGCAAAGGTCAgttagcacctctctctctctctctctctctctctctctatcactcactcactcactttcaccCTCATTGCCAGcgcggtgcgtgcatgtgtgcgtaagtgcgtgcatgtgtgcgtgcacttgTGTACGCTTGTTTATGTCGTTAGCGAATAAGCAAGTTAAGAGAACGATTACgctcgtttgtctgtctctgtctgtgtctgtctcttcctctgtgtctgtctctgtctgtctctgcctctgtgtctgtttgtgtctgcctctgtctgtgtctgcctctgtctgtgtgtctgtctgtgtctgtctctacatctgtctgtgtctgcctctgtctgtgtctgcctctgtctgtctgtgtctgcctctgcctctgtctgtgtctgcctctgcctgtgtgtctgtctgtgtctgtgtctgcctctgtctatctgtgtctgtctgtgtctgcctctgcctctgtctgcctctgcctctgtctgtccgtgtctgtctctacctctgtctgtctgtgtctgtctctacctctgtctctgtctgtgtgtgttctgcctctgtctgtctgtgtctgtctgtgtctgcctctgtctctgtctgtgtctgcctctgtctctgtgtgtctgtctgtgtctgcctctgtctctctgtgtctgtctctacctctgtctgcctctgcctctgtctgtctgtgtctgtctctacctctgtctctgccggtctgtgtctgtctgtgtctgcctctgtctctctgtgtctgtctctacctctgtctgcctctgcctctgtctgtctgtgtctgtctctacctctgtctctgcctctgcctctgtctgtctgtctgtctcactctctgaccATACCACATGTCTCACACTGTAGTTATAAATCCCGTTCAGCCACTCCAGCCAGCCACAGAGTGGGGGTGACGAGTGGGGGATGTACGGTATTGTCCTGTCTGACCCCACACAAagcgggagggtaggggtgggggaggaggggtgggggtgggggcagaggggtgggggtaggggtggagggcagggggagctgGGGGTTAGACTGTTGTGTGGCACCACTTACTTCAACCTATCgattgggcacacacacacacgcgggcgtacttacatatatatatatacacacgcactgtGTCACGGTCCTCACTGAGTCTTGTCCTTATGTCGACGCAGCAATGCGCTAATCCTAACTCGATCTAGTGGGTTTGAATCTCACACATCCTCAGTTTGGAACGAAAAATGTGAATTTCACTGAACGTCCATACTTTAGGCTTGTATAGATACACTGTACATCTGAGAGCTGAATGAGTCAAAAGTAATTTCATAAAAACGCTCGTGTTTGGCTTGTAAAGATAATGTACGCCACACAGTATAACGACCTGACCACGTTGAGGGGCTGAATCCATTCAGAAATAATgactcgtatgtatgtatgtatgtatgtaggtaggtaggtaggtatgtaggtatgcATGCTCGCATGAATGTATGTACGTACCTATGTGGACTTTCAAACTTAAAATGCGTTCTAAAATTTAATTTGCATTGATCATCAACACTTTTGTTTTGTCTATGTATACATCGGGTTTTGATTCGTGACAGTACTGATAAAtattcaacatcaacatcaagagCTTTCTGTTACTCAACTTAAGAATCCACCTGTAAAAGTGTATTACCTGCGTATAAAAGGACCAATAATTGTGCATTATTACAACAAACGAATGTTCATTTTCTAGTGAGTtcataatctttttcttttcgttcaaaAGCAGAAGGCGTTAGATTTACACTCAGGTGAGAACTACACCCACTGATGACTCGGCCACACCAGTTTGATAAAGGGCAGGTGGAGCTGAGGAAGAATGGCCACTTGTGCAGGGGTCAGGTGCTGGTTATCTCTGGTGTCGTAAGAGGGGAGCGAGGGAGAATGCCAATGCCAACATTTTATCTACAGCaagccgtagcccctcatgaagaggtGGCGAAAAAATACTGATTCATCGCTACACAAATATAAGACACCCAACAAGCAAAACCACAACAATACAGGTTACGTACAGTTGACAGAACGAATCTGAAACACCTTATATATATGAcagacagtcagttgtgtccaactatgaccatcagaacagcagaggaggcaactgctgttccgactatttggaaccattgataatacagctctcactttgctgttggcccaaatgtaatcttatgtcaatctgtgatataagccgagtgttgggcctagaaACACCTTATAAGGTGTCTACAAATACATGGCAACTCGTTTGGCAACAACCTCCTTCACAGAGGCCAGTAGCAATATAGAACTGAACACAGAAGGGTGTCTGCGCAAAATTTCTGTGAGGTCAACTGGTCTCTGATATCATCCATGGCACAGCAACAAAACACGGTGTGTATTTCGCTCCCACGCGCATCTCACACAATGGGCAATTACATTCACTTTCAGTATGCTGTCGACAACGTAACCGATGAACAGTAACATCAGACAAATTGAATATAATTGAGGAGATGATAATTTATCGTTATCTTATCTGTCATTATAGATTTCaaatgtttattcattttcattgagGCGAATGTTGCAACACAGTGAGCGAGAGTCTTCTGATGTGTGTCATCCACTTGACAACGTGGCGTGCGTTTTCTGTCAGGTTTCtgatatataaagcatttaaactTAGAGAAAACTGTAACTatgtcatgaactattgtttctcTTTTCTAGTACTGTTTGTTgaaatttaattttgtttttgaatattcaatggtatttgttcacttaccccttcaaaAGAGGACAtgcctcatgaaaaaaaaaattcacattctgagagagacagagagagggggggggtggggggcaggagggggggcagtggtgaaagagggagaggaggaaagaagaccAATGGGAGAGACCATCTCGCGCTGGTAGACAGACACGTGCATAGTCAGCCACCTGCTCACTCAGTGcttacacatacataaacaaacatacacctacacgcacttgcacacactcacatacatacacgcacgcgtgtacacacacacacacacacacacacacacacagagcgagactcACAGAGAGTGTTGAAGCACCAACATGTTACCCAACACTTTGACAAAAAACGATAAACGGGCAAGAACAGACGCTCAGCAATATTGTGTCAGACACGCTTACACAACACATGATCATATCAGATAACAGGTCGCGTCGTGTGAGAACAAGGTGTGCTTCccagtggaggggggcggggcggggggtggggggggaggtacacAATCTCTGCTTGTGCAAACTGAACGTGACAGCCTGGGCTAACTTTCGGAAATTCCTTCCTCCACACACCTGCTGTAATAAACTAGGGCAATTAATTTgttagctggttggttagtttgttACCATGCTAATTAGTTCGTTAGCGAGACAGCCAGTTAGGAAGCGAGTAAGTTAGctcgttttttttattcttttcttaaggggtgggtgggtggggggtattggATGGGTGGGGTTCGTTATTGTTGAGAAATTTAACGGTTGTCAGTAAAATCCCTAtcaataggagagagagacatatagtgggaaatgggggtgggggagggggtgcatgggaGGTAAGAAAGAGAGCAACAGATTATTACAAGTATTTCATAAACTAGGCACGGTATGCCTAcctgttaaacacacacaaacacacacacaacacacacacacaacaaaacaaaccaaacaaacctagATAAACTTTGGTGGGTAGACAGGTGAGGTCTTATTTACGTGCCTGTGGATTCGTATTTCCcttgaacaaggaaaccttcacaagcCCCACATGTTTGACAACTTGACCGTAAAGGCGTAAGCCAGGAAGTTGGTTTAGCTCCAACCGTTTCGTTTTTCGCTTGGACTCAACTCGAATGCCTTAGAAAATGTACACTGGTGTTTTCGCAAGCGAATTCCTTTTTCTGTCCATTCTTTTTTCCACCCATCTCCCCctactatcaacacacacacacacacacacacaatgtccagcTGTAGTTacttctggtcacacacacacacacacactcactcacaaaagcacgtatacgcatgtacacacacacacacactcgtaaaagcaagtgcacacacacacacacacacacacacacacacacacaactgaaatagATGGAAATGCATTCAAAAGCTTTCCCAAGATTTATTTTCAGTACCAAAACGGGGAAATAATGACAGAATAATGTAGGTGATGTATACATGGGCTACAACCACAAAATCACAGAGGATACACAGTATTGTTCCGTTCACCAGAGACCAATAGTTAAACAGTCAGCGAACAATATCATGCCAGAACAAGCAAGAAGACGCCTTATATATCACAACTCAACATAAAATGACATGATGCGCAAGTAGGACATTGGTTAATGTCACATTTGATGGACAGTGTTCGGCACTGACTCTGAGTAAGTTCTTTGGGAAAAATGATTTTCTGTTTGATCTCTTTGGCTCTGAAACAGATTGACGTCCTTTGTTTTCTTACTTCCGTTGTAgcgatttttctttgtttttcaaccATCATCACTGTCCTGTCATCTTCGTTATCTTCTAAtttgtcttcctctttcttctttatcaCTGCTTTCCTCATCGTCATCTTTTTGTTCCTCCTCCTGTGCTTGTAGCTGTTATTCTGTCCAGAAAAAAAATTCTGGGTAAACTTCATCTGCCAGTTCCGATTTTAGCCTTTTACAAAACTCTTTATTTCCTTctgaatattaaaaaaaggaaaaaaaagaaaagaaagaaaaatgttaggGTACTTTTGTCTTTTCGCTTTGTTGCCTTCTCAGAGTTTACATGATGGACTTGGGTCTGCTGGCCAGGTAGTCCTTGAGGGCAGGAAAGACCTTGACGTTCTGCACCAACTTCTGCAGAAGGGGAAAGCTCTTCAGCGCTTCCGGGCTGAGGCTCAACATCGTCTCCAGAACGTCGTAAAGGTACATGTCCGCCATCGTCACCTGCGTTACAGTGTAACAGTGTTACAGACAGTGTTGCAGTGTCACAGAGTGTTACAGACTGTAATTGAAAGTGTTACAGTATAATTGTTACAGTGTTAGAGACAGCATAAATGACAGTGTTACAGTGTAACAGAGTGTTACAGATAATATAAATGACAGTGTAACAGTGTTACAATGTAACGGTGTTACAAACAGTGTCAGGAGGTTGGGGTATGAAGGTGTCAGGATTATGACCACtatcgacaccaccaccaccaccaccaccatcatcaccatcatcatcaccaccatcgttgtcatcgtcaccatcatcatcacaatcatcatcaccatcataacagtTCCCAACTCACAGAGCTGCCCACAAACAGTCCCTTGTCTCCGTTCTCAGCCAGCAGAGCCTCAAAGTAGCCCAGGTAGCGGGGGAACATGTCAATCCACTTCTGTTTGAATTCCTCCTGAAAGCAGAAAACCGGCACAGGAAAGTGactgaggaagacagaagaaaggaaagttGGAAAtcgaagaaagagaaaggtgcaggaaatggaaaggaagaaaagaaggaatgatAAAGACATTATGAAGggaaagaagacaaacagaaagaaaaaaagacagaaaagaaagaccatTAAAAATTGGAgcacacgaaaaaaaactcaaccccccaaaaaaaacaacaacaacaacaacaaaaaacacacacaaaaaaaaaaaaaacacaatgacaacgacactaaaaggaggaaaaggaaagataaaagagTGAAAGcaagaagaggaacaggaggaagacATCACATGGGATGGGAACAaacggagaaagaagaagaaatatatgtaACAATGAAGAAGAGCATTTGTGGAGGAAGACAAGGCGAGAGGCAGACGCAGACCATGACTATGACATCATTTTCTTCAGTATGTTGCAGTCCACCTGGTCATGATGAAACAGATGAAGAATacggcgacgatgatgacaacagcgAAGACGGCGATTAAGATGAAGACAACGACAATATATAGCTTCTCCAATTCACCATTCTGAGAGAGCATGCTGGGAGAAAATGATGAGTGTAGCCTCGTCCTCGAGTTTAACATCGTCTTCGCTTCCTCATGAATATTCAAAGCCTGGTCCAAGCGCGGTGCGCATACGCGtgacaatcttctttttttttttaattcctcgaagacaggagggcagggggtggttAAGCAAAAAAATCTGCTGAAGCATTTATATACTCCATCTTTCCTTTGTGTCAGCAAGCTGccgctctctccccccactcctccctcaccACCGCCACTTACTGCTCAGACGGAAGAGGGAGACTTACAAAGGACCTGAACACACGGTTTCtggcacagataaaaaaaaaagaatcgtctAGATCATACTACTGCTCATTaccagataaacacacagacaagtaaacggACAGGCAGCCAGGTAGAGAGACCCAAACAGACAGACCGTCTGATGATTGAAACGTactattttttttgttgtaaaatgttcttactttatcttaaaatgtaatatttTCTTACCGGAATGTTTTCGTTTTACATGACAACTGAAGGGTGCATTGTGATCAGGGAAGGACGAGGAAgttactgattattattattatcattattatcatttatttaaaaaaaaacaacacttttttgcTGTGATATTTGTTGACGAGCATTTGAATAAGCCggggaaaaaaatctgttttaacTGCTAGCTGAAGCAGACAATGAAGTGAATGTTTTGAACCGAATTGAATCAACAGATCTGGGGCATCTCACCTTTTTGTCTGCATCTTTCTCCAACACCCAGTTTCTGCAGTGAGGGACCCTCAGATCCTCCCCAAGGTGGATCACCTCATCTATCTTCAGGGCGTCCTCGTCTGTTGTCCCGTAGAAccctgcaaaaaacaaacaaacaggcgtATGGCCGCACACACATCTACATGGCATTGATAAAAGAGGaacggtgggtgggtgtgtggacgTAAACAGGAGGGAAATGGTGGAATCAGGTAAGATGATTTACATCgatttgtgttggtgttttttcccctcctttgatGTCCTACTGGAACCTCCAAATACATGgccagccacccccctccccccgggaaATAGACATGGCTTTACGCACATTAGGTAGTAagaacccccctctcccacctctctaaGGCCTACACAGAGGTATAAGGGGAACGAAGGGATCAAATAGATATTTTttatgcatttctctctctctgaaaataaaaaagttacaatctctctctctctctcctctcccgctacctatctatcaatctatttatttgtctatctatctatctgtctatccgtctatctatctatctgcctatctatctatttgtctacctACCTACTTCCTACcaacctatctgtctatctgtctgtctgtctatctacctatctttctatttgtctgtctgtctacctttctatctatctatctgtatacatATTAGAGTTCGACAAACAAGTTGCACGAAAGGTCCGGCTTTGTTGCCTTGATGACAGAGAGACGTGTTCTGCAATGCTGCCGCTGTCCCACTGCACCGCTTTCGTTCTAATGATGCACGTGAGTAGACATTCTAAAATGTAGTTTAAAACTACGACATTATCAAAATCTACATAAAACACCCTGTGGACAAGCTAGtgtatggacatacacacacatacgcagcagCAGTTCGCATCCATGTTGAGGTTAAAATCCAGCGTCAGTTCTGCACGACGAAGAGACTACAATTATTGCtgcacgtgcagcatgcacttgaaatCTTTCCAGTGCTATCCCTCCACAGCACCCCACCTGTTCAAACTGCCCatcacaaaaacatgcacacatacatacctatgGCTAACCccccacatatatacatatataggtaattacacacacacacacgcacgcacacacacacacacacacacatatatatatatatatatatatatatatacaaagggtGATAGAGAGATCGAACGAgcgatagagagagtgagagagggatagattgaaagataagtgtgtgtgcgtgcgtgtgtgtgtgtgttcgtgggcgtgtatgtgtctctgtgtgtctgtgtgttgtttcagtacATGATACCGTTATATCAAGTGCCACTTTGTATGcaatagcaaaaaaacaaaacaaaaaacaaaacaaaaacaaacaaacaaacaaaaaaacaacaaaaacacgaacacaATATGCCGCATTTTTTACAGGTTCCCATCCAACATGGTGatgctgcactgtgtgtgtggactcaCCAAACTTCCTGGCAAAGTAGGCAGCAATGGCCTTACTTTGCCCGTGCTTCCTGCCCTGGTAGATGACGTAAGGAAGCTGCCCATACGGTGTTTCTGCAATGCAACAGTTCTGTTTACAGAGAGACTTGTGGACTGTTCTGTGTGGGTCCTTTAAAATGAGCAACGAATGAAGAAGACTGAATGAGTGGAGGCGAAGTAAATAGCAAGTTAAAGTGGGTTGGTGCTGACACAGTTTTCCCTCTCCTGCACAGCTGGTTTAGACAGAAGTGTACTGCTGCTCAGCTGGTTTGTACAGTGAGCGAGCACTGCAcctctggcgatgaaagggttaaggaggGGCTGGACTGAGAGTGGAGACAGGTGGGGGcggtgagggagggtgagggaggggtgcaggtggaagaaagaaagggggggggggagggagatgtgaatggagaaactgaagagaaTGTGTGAggtttaaaggagagagagaaagagaggaggtgatgatgatgatgatgatgtaaattagagagagagagagagagagagaggaggtgatgatgatgatgatgtaaatctTAGAATAACCTGAAGTATCTTCAAATTTTAATAAATCTCaaattgagaaaaagaaaacaaaaatggaaaaagCAGACAAGTATAAAAGATGTAACCCGATAACCAGGTCATActgataaattaaaataaattaaaaacaaaacaagcagggataaacaaaaacaaaacagctggcaatatccacatgttcattccattcattttcgttccgaagacggaaaaagttgcAGAGCTTCAAAGAAcactgtaatatatactctacgtT
This genomic interval from Babylonia areolata isolate BAREFJ2019XMU chromosome 8, ASM4173473v1, whole genome shotgun sequence contains the following:
- the LOC143284611 gene encoding glutathione S-transferase 3-like isoform X1 translates to MLSVHTNTSQVSAKKKKYRHNPETTNMADIKLFYFNARARGEIIRMVLVAAGQKFEDVRIQIDKWDAEAKKETPYGQLPYVIYQGRKHGQSKAIAAYFARKFGFYGTTDEDALKIDEVIHLGEDLRVPHCRNWVLEKDADKKEEFKQKWIDMFPRYLGYFEALLAENGDKGLFVGSSVTMADMYLYDVLETMLSLSPEALKSFPLLQKLVQNVKVFPALKDYLASRPKSIM
- the LOC143284611 gene encoding glutathione S-transferase 3-like isoform X2, which translates into the protein MADIKLFYFNARARGEIIRMVLVAAGQKFEDVRIQIDKWDAEAKKETPYGQLPYVIYQGRKHGQSKAIAAYFARKFGFYGTTDEDALKIDEVIHLGEDLRVPHCRNWVLEKDADKKEEFKQKWIDMFPRYLGYFEALLAENGDKGLFVGSSVTMADMYLYDVLETMLSLSPEALKSFPLLQKLVQNVKVFPALKDYLASRPKSIM